GACCATGATCAATGAGGTAGGTCTTCTTCCTGAGCATCTGACCAGATACCCACATGAGTTCTCTGGTGGACAGCGTCAGAGAATCGGATTGGCACGAGCAATGGTTATGGAACCAGAACTTGTTGTTGCCGATGAGCCAATTTCTGCTTTGGATGTTTCTATCCGTGCGCAGGTATTGAACTTATTAAAGAAATTCCAGAAGGAAAAAGATATTACATATTTGTTTATTGCACATGACCTTTCTATCGTACGTTTCATTTCGGATCGTATCGGTGTTATTTACAAAGGTAATATCGTTGAGGTTGCAGATGCAGAGGAGTTATTCAACTTCCCATTACATCCATATACACATTCTTTGATTTCTGCGATTCCAATTCCAGATCCAGAATTAGAGAAAAACAAAGTGTTATATACATATGATCCATCTATCCATGATTACAGTGTAGATAAACCTGAGTTTGTCTGCGTTGGACATGACCACTGGGTATATGGTAATAAGAAAGAGATTGAAGAATACAAGGCATTGCGTGATAAGAATGAGCCAATTCAGTCTATCACAATTCGTAAATCAGGCGAACAGAGCACTACCGAAGAAGTTCATGAAAATGTAGTTTCCGAAGAAGAAATTGCATTACCACCAGTTCACGATACCGGAAGTGTATGGTATGTGGTATTGTCTTTCTTCCTTCCAATCATTGGTATCATTATGGCATTGGTATTCAAACACAAGAAACACTTCCGCAATTACAAGGCATGTAAGAAGGGTGCGATTGCAGGATTTATCGTAATTGGAATCATTCTTGCTATTTTTGCACTTGCACTTTTAGCGGTTGTATTCTAAAATTAAAGATAGCAGGAACTTAGAGAGATTTAAGTTTTAACGTAGAGAACGGGGCGGATATGAAGATATCCGCCTGTTTCTTTATAGAAATCAGAAAAAGAAGTGGAATAG
This genomic window from Roseburia sp. 831b contains:
- a CDS encoding ATP-binding cassette domain-containing protein — its product is MSKENKKKVNGTHVSHLPEHGPIDENGREVLLSLKHVDITFGKGENAVKAVKDASFDIHKGETFSLVGESGSGKTTIGRAVIRVNQLSGGEIYYKGVPITGKIPHSLDREVIRNIQMVFQDPAASLNERATVDYIVSEGLYNFHLYENEADRVKKVETMINEVGLLPEHLTRYPHEFSGGQRQRIGLARAMVMEPELVVADEPISALDVSIRAQVLNLLKKFQKEKDITYLFIAHDLSIVRFISDRIGVIYKGNIVEVADAEELFNFPLHPYTHSLISAIPIPDPELEKNKVLYTYDPSIHDYSVDKPEFVCVGHDHWVYGNKKEIEEYKALRDKNEPIQSITIRKSGEQSTTEEVHENVVSEEEIALPPVHDTGSVWYVVLSFFLPIIGIIMALVFKHKKHFRNYKACKKGAIAGFIVIGIILAIFALALLAVVF